The Bradysia coprophila strain Holo2 chromosome IV unlocalized genomic scaffold, BU_Bcop_v1 contig_84, whole genome shotgun sequence genome window below encodes:
- the LOC119072962 gene encoding zinc finger protein 845-like — protein MDNNTGVNWSSSTLTMEGLHKSAIIYRKNSACFIYVCFHCGRMFNEISETLQHIESHFQLANVVIEQFAEDEKGDNLGDRFSITATDSVIEQLAEDVKGDNLGDCFAITSVNSTVDIKVEVMDHCDGESLLQSEPQVNQVKREFRCKICNSIESSKFSVRVHALIQHIREPMKCIHCNSTTFQRIDDFENHLRTHIAAGEVNWKNLTDGIQSTVDVDWSAYYEAMQTVNVRQDNNITEEIPKTSQSPHELTTAKRPRRKQTRARVYSRPYRCHKCSQTCRYMNALRSHYSTHVDEDLLRAYRCKECDCYYKNAYSLRIHVLETHRMVKRLSCKGCALEFNCSHEKQFEEHLQLHNGRDKKLWPDIRDGIDHVQEDFTQYEETTSFTDEEHCCEFCTQRFYLKSNFDVHMTSVHSGQRRLQCGQCDAIFTTPKFYFAHQLEHQRVGATIVERDDNVLLANLDACIDERIVYDEDEFNQRLYRCLICNTAFDIHYDIRSHIRERHVYKMFPPPVEPKKEFICDLCGMRLKTKAAVKNHLLIHTNTKKHPCTICGKMFRQNSDRRIHERQHTGEKPFQCHLCGKAFISNGLLTAHKKSHDDTTYPCPICGRVFNLPSGYRKHIQTHRQDRSFKCTVCPKSFNTKIYLSKHMSIHSDKQYQCRFCDSKFSTSDGQRQHQRHKHKYASNLS, from the exons atggaCAATAACACGGGCGTAAATTGGTCCAGCAGCACCCTAACCATGGAAGGACTACACAAATCTGCGATAATTTACCGCAAGAATTCGGCCTGTTTCATCTATGTGTGCTTTCACTGCGGTCGTATGTTTAACGAAATCAGCGAAACTCTGCAGCACATCGAATCACACTTTCAACTGGCCAATGTTGTGATCGAGCAGTTCGCTGAGGATGAGAAGGGCGACAATTTGGGTGATCGTTTTTCGATAACAGCAACAGACTCTGTGATAGAACAATTAGCTGAGGATGTCAAGGGTGACAATTTGGGCGATTGTTTTGCGATAACATCAGTGAACTCTACCGTTGATATTAAGGTGGAAGTTATGGACCATTGTGATGGAGAGTCCTTGCTTCAATCGGAACCACAGGTTAATCAGGTCAAGCGAgaatttcgttgtaaaatttgcaattcaattgaatcgtcaaaattttcggttcgcGTCCATGCTTTGATTCAACACATCCGGGAACCGATGAAATGCATTCACTGCAACAGCACAACCTTTCAACGAATCGACGATTTCGAGAATCATTTAAGAACTCACATTGCTGCGGGTGAAgtcaattggaaaaatttgaccgaCGGCATTCAGTCAACAGTGGACGTTGACTGGTCTGCTTACTATGAAGCTATGCAAACGGTAAACGTGCGGCAAGACAACAATATCACGGAAGAAATCCCGAAAACAAGTCAATCACCTCACGAACTTACAACAGCCAAAAGACCTCGACGAAAACAGACTAGAGCGCGAGTGTATTCCCGACCGTATCGCTGCCATAAATGCTCTCAAACATGTAGATACATGAACGCTTTAAGAAGTCACTACAGCACGCATGTAGACGAAGATCTGTTACGGGCATACAGATGCAAAGAATGTGACTGCTACTACAAGAACGCGTACTCGCTTCGAATTCATGTTCTCGAAACGCATCGAATGGTAAAGAGACTAAGCTGTAAGGGATGCGCGttggaatttaattgttcTCACGAGAAACAGTTCGAAGAGCATTTACAGCTACACAATGGAAGAGACAAGAAACTATGGCCGGACATACGGGACGGAATCGATCATGTGCAGGAAGACTTCACACAATATGAGGAAACCACTTCGTTTACCGACGAAGAGCACTGCTGCGAATTCTGTACGCAAAGATTTTActtaaaatcgaattttgaTGTGCACATGACGAGTGTCCATTCTGGTCAACGTCGACTCCAGTGTGGCCAGTGCGATGCGATATTTACAACGCCTAAG TTCTATTTTGCTCATCAATTGGAACATCAACGAGTCGGCGCTACCATTGTCGAACGAGACGACAATGTTCTTCTGGCCAATCTGGACGCTTGCATCGATGAACGAATTGTTTACGACGAAGATGAGTTCAATCAACGATTGTACCGTTGTTTGATCTGTAACACCGCATTCGACATACATTACGACATTCGATCACATATCCGGGAACGGCACGTCTACAAAATGTTTCCCCCGCCGGTGGAACCGAAAAAGGAATTCATTTGCGATTTGTGTGGCATGAGATTGAAGACCAAAGCGGCTGTAAAGAATCACTTGCTGATCCATACGAATACCAAGAAACATCCGTGCACGATTTGTGGGAAAATGTTCCGTCAGAATTCGGATCGGCGAATTCACGAACGTCAGCACACTGGAGAG AAACCTTTTCAATGTCACCTTTGCGGCAAGGCATTCATTTCTAACGGACTGTTAACCGCACACAAAAAATCTCACGACGACACCACATATCCGTGTCCGATTTGTGGACGAGTTTTCAATCTTCCATCCGGCTACAGGAAACACATACAAACGCATCGTCAGGATCGGTCGTTCAAATGCACGGTATGTCCGAAATCGTTCAACACCAAGATCTACTTAAGCAAACACATGTCCATTCACTCTGACAAGCAATACCAGTGTCGGTTCTGTGACAGTAAATTTAGTACCAGTGATGGTCAGAGGCAGCATCAGCGGCATAAACATAAATATGCATCGAATTTGTCGTAG